The nucleotide sequence TCCTATGGCTGCTAGACTTTATACGACCTAATTATGCAATGATTAAATCGTAATAAGAGAAATTAAATGTTTAATTAAGCGTTTAAGTTCTACGGAAATACCATTATTTTTGCCGGTTGTCACAAATGCAAGGCGTTTCAAGTCTACGACCATCCTTAACCTCGAACCACCCCTGCTACTTCTTCTGATAAAGATCAGGAAAAAAAAGCCTACCGAATCATGGGAGCGTCTGGACTCGATAGTTCTACAGTGGATATACGAGACTATTTCCCAGGATCTTCTCGACACTATTTTGAAGCCGAACACCACAGCCTTCGACGGTTGGACCACTTTCTCCAACGTCTTCCAAACAACAAGGCAACGAGGACTATTGACATCAACAATAGGTTCGCAAACACCCATCTTGATCAATTCAACTCCATGTCTGCATACTTTCAAGTGATGAAAGTTATCTATGACCAACTTATGAACGTTAGATCTACCATAACTGATGAACAATTGGTGCTACAAATACTTACCGGTCTAACGAAGCAATACGAAAGTGTCGCTCTCATAACACAACAGACAAAACCCCTGCCGGATTTCTATGAAACCCGATCCCTACTTTGTATGGCCGAAACCCGCAAGATTAACCAAACAAAGCAAGCTGCCAAGGTTGTGTGTATGACTCTAAACGCAAAAGCCGAGCACAATTCCTGTAGGAAATAGgttcaccttttgtaaaatataattacaaaatatatcataacgAGACTCTCAttattcgtaggaaatatcattatacaataccggttgcaataactaaataaaagaatataaatataattatatataccaatcttgattcaagccgcatctctggtgagtccttcacgcgcacttgatagcatcctagactcgagtattcatcatcttgagtcttgaaaaatactccttgactgcaacaaagagcacactaaaacgttgacgattttggttgaggcacgtgttcaacacgcttcccttaaaacataTTCCGCGCCTCTCCTAAAgatgacgcgtctgtctcccagggtacaacagccgaagcagtctgtactgctGGAGATGGCTCACCGGCCCAAGGTTACATCCGGTAATTGTAGTGTTTAAACTCATGTGGTGGAAACAAGTAGAGAGTACTCATCTCTCTCTAGTTGGTGTTCAAGTGTTCATACTACTTCTAGTATTCTTCATGTATCAAGCAATACCATATTCTTCTTGTTACAAAACCTACTATTTGAACAAGACTAGTGAAAGGATTCACTTAATTATTCACTTAATTAGtcacttaattagagacttaaaaactctaataaaactaattaaatactcaagagttactcttttatttaccacatgaatattctaattaatatttataatttcattaaattataaatatatttaatatccGTTCAccaaaatttccaacaatcccccacatgaatggagatcattcaaaacacttaaaatttccaatgtaacctcgacagttgagttttgcatacgataggtgttaccctttgaaccttcgctcatgaaatgcacttagcccactagctctgagtagatctcgatgtctttaaactcgtctgccgtttgtgtagacgacaatacacttcacacaagactctccctagccgggtcatctcctcatagtcgtgtccaataatggtcgtggaacactttcctggttctacgagagctctaggaattgtaccctcaattccattcgaagcgaacccacttctctctaacataggtgattctccttagatcattaaaagcattgtggttatcatgatctatccaaatcatttaccacatattatgcttagcctcacacttgtcacttttaggaatggactaggaagtttattAATCTTTATAATAAACTACCTTATTAAATGCGTAGGGTTATTCCCCCACAGTGACCTCGCttattcatacaattaggttttcctattgaactcaattcttgggatctccagtctactgagttaggtttccatcatatgaacttcatttttcaagggcttcagtcccattccacaacttgatctctaataaaccctcaggttgttggatccataacgttagcaaataactttgcgtatttgagatcagttgtcatgatgtgttcttaactcgtaagttaattttgcctattgtcaacttctaagactataacctcagtggccatcTGAATCAGGTTATAACATATGTCTTCATAAGATACGTgtatcatttaaggcaaacacatctcTATTATACACTATGACCTTTGTGTCCTCCACTTAGTCGTCTAtttgcaatgttagattggattacaaaatccttattgctaaaaacaaatgcaagacaccccccacatttaagtgttattGGATAACATTTAGATGTGTTAATGagaaccatttctacatacccttgtagggttgtttcttaaatggttcctcccccacatttcttgccatttgatcaacatttctgtaacaccacttatggcgacatttatacacatatgattgaacaagacCAACCTTATTgtatcagtgaattcaactcatattgcattagcttacacaagcttccgagctgaccaaagcaacacatgccattgtcataagtttgtcaccaacttagaataattctaatttagcatctagaataagcttagacaatgagttctcctcattagcttttcgaaTAAACTCTTAAAAGTTACATGTCatttccttataatgaatgaaaattctctctcaactttgtccatacacaaattctttttgtgttcatacacatttgaatgtttagagttaattagtctccgtcaagacccataattaaccaagtactagtctagcatgctttagactacaatactttagcatgtgaacagaagatgcatcattctaattcttcacagccctaaggatatcataatatcactttgcaacattcatcccttgttaagacaaaataatgagacttattcataatcctaaaacatcaatatttaggaaggtctcacaaattattatatatagcacatagctaaatttcatcattcatttaaggaacataacttgattacctttgatctccaacaatctaccattgactcataagtacttaaacataagtcttaatccaagtcacttggtgaacacattcatcaccaacaagatgaatgttccttGTCTACACTCACTATTATGTGTGAGATAGAATCAACTAGatcgacactcaacaacatggcattcataattttgccataagtgatttgcacacatctattgttattcattaagagatatgtatatttaggattctctcccaaatgaaggtaaaatctccatatagatctaacaataatcaagtggtagacgcatctacttataaatctcgcaagatttattaaaggtatacaataacatatagtacttttactttcatatgttagaattcacacttgtgaatttttcaatgacttctaatgaagtatgcgacatgaatgtcgttagtgtatttcatctcaatacactcacTACGTTCTTTCATTACTCATTCATGATTtggttatacatttgatgtttcgtctttgacttttagtcaatgtaacaactctcaagttgtttatgtccaagTATTTTCATGTGCTCTCCGTTTAAAAtcatattcttttaaacaatgtataaccgacgttataattattttccacaaaataatttatacgtcacaaccattagtgatttatttctttgtaaaaaattgcatgtgttatccgaagatattgaacacaaaacaataaaatacattggaaactaaatcataagtggcaatcacttttgaaatttaaacggaagcatagacaatatgtagacatcaaatagcaaagtgcttttatcttcaacactttataatctgaccgaaatcttctcaacaatatcgtcccatggcatgtcttgaggtactccctcaataagactccatgcacttgtaagtacaagttccccatttcgtgtttaaactttaaacttggacaattatgctcaaaacaacaccaagttgttacaaatactacatttaagtagtaaacttgaacaattatttttgttcacaacaacaccaagttgtttttcaccaaataacattttctaacacgcatgttaaaaaaacgttataacaagcacattatagaatcgaacgtttacataaaacgttttccaaagatatagtttataaaataaaccattttTCATCATCTTTAATGCTCACataggcaattaaatgtttacataaaacatttctgttcattatgtacaatctctaacctcgtattcgtgatacacattttctaacacacgtgttagaaaatttaagtcattttatatataccaaacatgaccaaattagagcattaaatgtcatcattaaaactcatcaaatgtcatcattaaaactctactcaagagtttcatcAAATGaggagttaagagtctcaataattatatacttaaactctaataaaactcatcaaatgtcatcattaaaactctagtaaagagtttcaccatatgaagagttaagagtttcaataattatagacttaaactctaataaaactcatcaaatatcatcattaaaactctactcaagagtttcaccatatggagagttaagagtctcaataattataaatttaaactctaataaaactcatcaaatgtcatcattaaaactctagtAAGTGGTGGGGTGTAATTATGATAATGTCCCGCTATCTTATTTGGGGATTACGGTGGGAGCTAACATGAACAGAATCAGTAATTGGACTCCGATTATTGAGGTTTTCGACAAAAGATTGTCGGTGTGGAAAGCTAAATCTATTTCGATAGGGGGAGACTCACTCTGATTAATTCTATATTGGAAAGTCTCCCGGTATATTACTTCTCATTATATAAGGCTCCGGTGGGAATTATTAAGATTCTTGAAGCGAAAATGAGAAAATTTTTTTGGGCGGGGACAAATGAAAATAACAAAATGAACTGGGTGGCTTGGGATTGGATCACATGGCCCAAATCAAAAGGGGGGTTGGGTATCAACAGACTCAAAGAGATCAATTTAGCGCTGCTTTTTAAATGGGGATGGAGATACAGAGTCGAAAATCAGAATTTGTGGAGAAAGGTGGTGGAAGCGTGTCATGGTAAAAACAGTCATAGGAACTTCCTTCCGATTAATGGAAATATTAAGGGTTGTTGGAAAAATATTGTGAATATGATATCTAAATTGAAAATTAACGGGAAGGGTATAAACCGGTTGATTTTGGGTAAGGATTGGAATGGGGAGGAGATTCGTTTCTGGTTGGACACTTCGATGGGTGATATGCCTTTTGTGGAAAGATGGCCACACTTGTTTGGTTTGGAATTGTTTAAAATGTGCAGGGTAGCTGAAAAAACGGATGCGAACCAAGGGAATAGCGGATTTGTATGGAATTGGTCTAGGCAGCCAGAGTGCGTAGAGCTTAAGGAATGGCAGGAATGTCAGGAGGTTCTCAGTGGGATGTCTTTTTCAAATAATGAGGATATATGGTTGTGGAATGTAGACAAACAGGAAGGATTCTCGGTGAAGTCCGTCAAATTGGCTCTCATTGAGGACAGAGGAGTTAGTCACCCCCTAACTTTGAATGGTGTAAATGGGTCCCACTCAAATGCAATATTATGGCGTGGAGAGGTAATGTGGATAGATTAGCTACAAGAGTTAACTTGAGAAGAAGGAATGTGAATGTTACTTCGGTTATGTGCCCTTATTGTGTAGAATTCGAGGAAACGGTGGAGCACCTATTTACTGCATGTCCTGTGGTGGAGAGGGTCTGGTCGGCTTTCAGTGCTTGGTGTAAATTGCCGCAGATATACGCTTTCGAATTCAAAGACATTATGGAGATACACAATTTCACGCAACAAGGTAAGAAAGCTAAGAGTCTTATTCAAGGTCTGGTAATTATTTCGTGTTGGTGTATCTGGAAAGGGAGAAATGAATTGGTTTTCAAGCAGATTAGACGAAGCCCGCAAGATGTTTTAGGGGAGGTAAAGTCGAAGGGTTATGGGTGAATTAAAAATAGATCTTCTTGTATAGATATTAGTTGGATGGATTGGTGTAAATACCCGATGTATATGCTGTAATTGTTTGCCCTTTGCCTGTTTGGGTCGGGGGTGTTGTCTTGTTGTTTGGCCTTTTGCCCGCTTGGGTCGGAGGTGTGTTTTCATgaagtttacttttcaaaaaaaaaaaaagtaaaagtcTCACTTTATTAGAGATTCTATTAGAGAAacaaactctaataaaaactaataaattgacttGAAACTCTCCTTAAGAGtttaatttcattaaattcatataactaccacaccatcactttatggtgatttaattccttgaagccaatcaaccattaacttcaatgtatgacatcttatttctaaatcatacaaagcattaaaacaatgctataacaaattgtttatataaaatgtcaacataaaacatttcaaagcatttgtattttaaccatttttaacaatcatgttaaaatgaaagaaattctaacgcgcacgttagaaatattaacatttccacaaaatgttaattcgacttgctaaaaacacatatatggttcaaataaataagtcatttctaatacaccgttagaaactaaacaattaaaaattgcttcaaactaacgcgtttcatgtacgtttctaacacacatgttagaagataaatgattacaaaaatcattataagacttatttgttcatatcaatccatgggtggatgaatagtctactttaaatagagacttaattagagacataaaactctaatcaagtaacataaaactcttatttaaagtAATAAAAAACTCTACTTAGGAGagtttaacgtttacaaaaaacatATGGTTCACACCAATAATtccggtctaacacacatgttagagaatttaacgtttacaaaaacgTATGGTTGACACCAATAATtccggtctaacacacatgttagagaatttaacttaacgtttacaaaaaacgtatggtttacactaataaacccgatctaacacaaaagttagaaaaattaactATTCCCAAAATCGTTTCAAACCAAACGTTGGAACCAAAACTATTCGTTTTGTACCAcggtataggatttaagattTTATCTCAATCTCAaaaaatccaaacacaacaagttgtactacatacatatttcccaaaaaaaaatatttataagatcataacttctaaaaatattttttttattctattataAATCCTTTCTTAAACCCAAAATCCTTATATATAAGGTTTTTAAAATTGTACCAACAATCTcatgaaatctgttttaagtttgtaggaaataggttcaccttttataaaatataattacaaaatatatcataacgagactctcgttattcgtaggaaatatcattgtacaataccggttgcaataactaaataaaagaatataaatataattatatataccaatcttgattcaagccgcatctctgatgagtccttcacgcgcacttgatagcatcctagactcgagtattcatcatcttgagtcttgaaaaatactcattgactgcaacaaagagcacactaaaacgttgacgattttggttgaggcacgtgttcaacacgcttcccttaaaacagattccgcgcctctactaaagatgacgcgtttgtctcccagggtacaacagccgaagcagtctgtactgccggagatggctcaccGGCCTAAGGTTACATCCggtaattgtagtgtttgaactcATGTGGTGGAAACAAGTAGAGAGTACTCATCTCTCTCTAGTTGGTGTTCAAGTGTTCATATTACTTCTAGTATTCTTCATGTATCAAGCAATACTATATTCTTCTTGTTACAAAACCTACTATTTGAACAAGACTAGTGAAAGGATTCACTTAATTAGtcacttaattagagacttaaaaactctaataaaactaattaaatactcaagagttactcttttatttaccacatgaatattctaattaatatttataatttcattaaattataaatatatttaatatccATTCACCAAAATTTCCAACAATTCCTCCACCTGTTCACAGGAAAGCCGAACACTACAGCCTTCCATACCCATCCGCTCCTCAGTTGTGTGTCTCTTAGGGTAATACGGTCCAACATCAACGTACCAAACATATTGAACTAGACATCCATTTTGTTTGTGATTTGGTGTAACGTGGATCCGTTCATGTTTTTCACATCCCCTCACGCTATCAGATAGCAGATATATTCACCAAAAGACAAGAACATCTAACAAGTGAGCTAGTCTCATGTTAACGCAAATACATGCATTTTAAACAAATAGACCTTAACATTGTAAAATTGGATTGATTTTCTTTTTCATGTTTTCTTGTCATGTACATAAATTGTCATAATATTATATATGCCAACACTATGTTGTGAATATTAAAGTAATAAAGCTATATTGATTTTGGATACCATTAACCCATTTATAAAATTACCGTTTTTTaacttctttttttctttttacttttagTCAAAATGTTTAAGTGTTAGCTGTCAGTCTTTACCATCTGACCGGATAACCGTCCACATACATTTAATCGTACACCACTCGCCACATTCAACCGTACCCAACTCTAGTTATACAAGCCGCCCTCGTTTTCCCATTTTACCCTTCAAGTTCCCTCCCACACCCTACCCATTTTCGTAATTTCACTCCACCTCAATCATAACATATGACCCCGTaccattaataaaaacaaaacccAATAAACAACAATACACGTTTAATACTTGTCACATACAATGTCGCCAGTCAGCTCCGATAGCATAGTTCCGCTATTGCCGGAGCACGATTCTCCGGCTACGTCCGCAACCGATAAGCAGCCATCGGTCTCCGGAGCTGTGTTCAATGTTTCTACAAGCATAATAGGGGCAGGAATCATGTCGATTCCTGCCACTCTCAAAGTGTTAGGTGTTGTTCCAGCTTTCGTTTTGATCGTGCTCATCGCGTTGCTGGTTGATGTATCCGTCGAGTTTTTGCTGAGGTTTACCTACGCTGGAGGGTCCACGACGTACGCAGGCGTCATGAAGGAATCGTTTGGACGGATAGGATCTGTTGCTGTTCAAGTTTCTGTTATGATCACTAATCTTGGTTGTTTGATCATTTATCTCATTATTATTGGTAAGGTTATATATAAGTTTGATCACTCGCGGATCCAGAAACTTCTTTCAGTGCGTTCGTTTTCGtagattctcactattttttccaaatcatacaaagTTCTTACTAATTTTTTTCCAAACCGAGTGGTTCATGTGAACATACAAAACAGGGCTGGATCCGCCACTGAGTTTGATTGATTAGATTTGTGGTAGATCTATGACAATATTGTTCGGTTTAGTTAAATTCGTCATGATAAATTGTGGAGCTTTTGTTATGATGGATGTTGCGTTAGTGTTATAGCCGGTTGAGTTTATTATCtgttatagttattattatttaaatttttatttattttttaagtttgtttgttagttattatttattaataCAACAATATTCTTGGATTCAGTAACACTCATGATGTTGAGATCTTGTTATGATTTATGGATGTTCTAGTGTTAGCTAAATTTATTATTTGTTACCgttattattatttgatttatCGTTTATCTTTGAGTTTGTTTGTTACGACGAAATCTATCAATTTGATTTTCATTTATTCAGCATAGAGAAAATATTATTCACCAATATCGTTTCATTTTGTCTGCCAGGTGACGTGTTGTCTGGGGACCAATCTGTAGAAGGATCGGTTCATCTGGGGGTATTGCAAGAATGGTTTGGTATTCACTGGTGGAATACACGCGCAGTCGCAATCCTGTTTATCGTCGTTTTTGTCATGCTTCCATTGGTCTTATATCGCCGTGTTGGTCAGTATCATCTCTGATAGTGACATTAACCTAAGTGCTTTGTTTAATTCTTTAAGTTAATCTGTTATTTGTAATTATTGATGAACTAAGCAGAACTTCTAGCAAAGAGCTCAGCAGTGGCGGTTCTGCTGGCTGTGGTGTTTGTGGGAATATGTACGGCCATGGCGGTCGCTGCTGCGGTCAAAGGTCAGTCAAAGAGTATCAGAATGTTACCTCAGCTGGATGATCAAGCTGCCTTCTTCAACCTCTTTACTGCCATCCCTGTTATTGTCACTGCTTTTACTTTCCATTTCAATGGTAAGAATTGATCAATACCTTCTGATTGACCATAATATGGGATCATGAAGTAAATTTAGGGGTAACCGTTGAGTCGGGTTAACAGGTTGAATTATGAACCGAACACAACCCATATAGTTTTTATTCATGGGGGCTAAACtcttaaaaatccaatattttacactaaaaaaaCAACTTtcagaaattttcagaaaaattaACGCTACAAGTTGTAATTCGTTTATCTAATGAGTTAAACGGTTTGACAAGTTGTAAATGAATTGTAAACATGTTAAACGGATCAATGATCGATTGGAGGGCTGCAACAATGTATGGAGTAAACGAGTTTGAGCCAGAGTTCAAGCCCGATCTTTAGATGCCGAATTTGACTAGACTTGTGAGTCTAAACGTGTTTTTAATTGATATAAACATAATagcttttattaaataaaataaaataaaataaatacataGTTAGATAGTAAAAGTTATTGTACatagattaaactaaactaaattagtatatacacacacaattaaatatatatataaggatAATTATACGTGTATGTAAATAAAATAACTaactttttaataataatataaaaaagcTAAGCCTGAGCCCGAGCCAAGCTAGAGATGAAATCTATTAAGGAGTCGAGCTTGAGCTGAGTTCTAAACAAACTGATCTCAAGCTCTCTTAACTTAAAGAAGGTGAGCTTGAGCTCTCTCTAGTTAAAGGAGTTGAGTGTAGACTCGGGTCaacttgtttacacccctaaatAAACAGGTTGAACTTATAAAAATACATATGTATAATTTATTATAGTTTAACTAATAATATGAACACGACTTTCTTATTAAACACGTTAAAATGACACCCTAAAACCTGATtatatatgtttgtgtttgttgtaACAGTACATGCTATTGGTATGGAGCTAGGAAAACCTGCAGCAATGGCTTCTGCAGTTAGAATCTCTCTAATACTTTGTGCTCTTATATACTTCTCTATCGGCCTATTCGGGTACATTTTATTCGGGGACTCAATTGAAGCCGACATTCTAGTAAACTTCGATGAAGCGACCGGATCAACGATTGGATCATTGTTAAATGACACAGTGCGATTAAGCTACGCGTTACACTTGATGCTAGTGTTCCCTTTGCTAAACTTCTCATTGAGGTCAAACATTGATGAACTCCTTTTCCCCAACAAGTCTCTCCTTGTTAAAGACACAAAAAGATTTCTTTGCCTCACATTTGTCCTGTTAGCAACAGCTTACCTCATTGCCATAGCCATTCCAAATATATGGTATTTCTTTCAGTTCATGGGATCAACATCAGCTGTTTGCATCGCCTTCATTTTCCCTGGCGCGCTTGCTCTAAGGTAAGTCGTTTGTGTGCACACGCATTATTCACCGTTACATGATGTATATGTTTTTACGCAATTATGCAAACCAACCCACAGAACCGCTTTTATATATAAACCGTAAGTTATGCAAGTACAAAAGGTGGACATATGAATCGGCTTCACGTATCATTTTTTAGGATTTCGTGAATAAGAAAACATATACTTGAATCTGATTCGCGTAACATTTATTTCTAGcatgtttttgggttttatttatcgGTCATTAAGGTTGCTACTTGATACGCAAGTAAAATGTAGCTAATGGTTATATGCGTAAAAAAATTTCTACAACACACTTGAAAGTATGTCTAATATTGGTGATTTTCTTCTCAAAGAGTTTTAATTTTTATGCAGAGATGTTCATGGTATATCTTCAAGAAAGGACAAGATAATTGGAGCAACGATGATAATTCTGGCTGTAATTACAAGCACTATTGCAATCTCCTCCAACCTCTACAGTTTAGGGATTTAGTTATGACTCTTTTGTTAGAATTTATTGTATAATAGCTCTTGCTAGTTtgcttttcattttttttttctggtAGAGAAGTTGGTATTTTTATGTGATGTATCACAAGTTATAAATTATTTATGAGAAAAAGTTAAAAGATTAGTGTGATATAATTATAGTGTACTTTCActtttttttaagaaatttgaAGGATGGAAATTTAAAGTCTTTGGTTGACCTGTTAGAAAAGGGTAAAACCCCAAAAGGTTTAGAAGTGGGAATTTGAAAAAAGTTTGTTACTTTCTTTCTTGACAATAAAGAAGAGGTGGGCTCAAAAATAGCAATGTACCATTTCACATGTGTGGTAGGTGTGGGCATTATGTAGATTAGGACTGTGCATTAAACTGAATTAATCGAAATCGAATAACTAGCAAGTTTAAACATAAAACAAGGCCCTTAGGTTTGACATCTTCATTTAGTGGTTGTTCTAACGAGTGCCAAACAAGAAAGGAGTTGAGTTTCTCGTGAGCTAGTCAATGTTAGTTTGTTAAAATTCCAAACCATGCCTAGCTTAAATGAGCTTGTGTCTAAATTGGAGCTCATTTAATACGAGCTCCGGGTTAAGCTTCACATACTTAATTGGATTACGCTTGTGAACCTATTATCTATATATAATTAAAAGTTTAGTTACATGTTAGTGTTTTAAAGCCAAAATTAATGATGTTATAAATTCATCAATATTCATTGAAAAATGTATTCcaaattataaattttaaatacATTTAAAACAATATTCTTCAAAAAAAGAAACCCCAAAATCATAACCCGCATCCATTACCCACCTTTGGCACTTACCGATCCATCTTCCTCTCTACCTGCCCTTCTTCTTCGTTCCCCAATTGCAGAACCCTCGGCCCCCAGTAGCAAGACCCTTGGCACTTACCGTCGCCCATCCCTCCGCCGCCCGATCCATCTTCCTCTCTACCTGCCCTTCTTCTTCGTTCCCCAATTGCAGAACCCTCGGGCCCCAGTAGCAAGACCCTTGGCACTTACTGTCGCCCATCCGTCCGCCGCCCGAACCTTCGCTGCCCGGCGTTCGCCGCCCGCCGGCCGTTACCCGCCGCCCAGCCCAACCATCTCGCCTGAAAGAGGTAAGCTACTGattcaatctttttaaccataGATGTTTCTAATTCGAATACATGTTTTGGTCCGATTTGATTTAATTGATTTTGTGATTTAGTAGATTTAGCCATGGGGTCAACCTGTATGCTTCcatttttttgtttttgcttCATATTTAGTAATAGTTTTGTTGTTTTTAGTAATTGATAGGACATCTTTTTGGTGTCATTTGCAGTGGAACTTGCAGCAGTAAGGTATGGACCATAAATTTATGATCGAATACATGTTTTGGTCTGACCGCCCGCCGGCCGTTACCCGCCGCCCAGCCCAACCATCTCGCCTGAAAGAGGTAAGCTACTGATTTGAAATGCTTTGATACTTACAGTTATCTTTTTAACCATAGATGTTTCTAATTCGAATACATGTTTTGGTCCGATTTGATTTAATTGATTTTGTGATTTAGTAGATTTAGCCATGGGGTTTGTGGTTACAGCTCCTAACTTTCATTGTAACTCGGATCTT is from Helianthus annuus cultivar XRQ/B chromosome 9, HanXRQr2.0-SUNRISE, whole genome shotgun sequence and encodes:
- the LOC110878066 gene encoding amino acid transporter AVT6C, with protein sequence MSPVSSDSIVPLLPEHDSPATSATDKQPSVSGAVFNVSTSIIGAGIMSIPATLKVLGVVPAFVLIVLIALLVDVSVEFLLRFTYAGGSTTYAGVMKESFGRIGSVAVQVSVMITNLGCLIIYLIIIGDVLSGDQSVEGSVHLGVLQEWFGIHWWNTRAVAILFIVVFVMLPLVLYRRVELLAKSSAVAVLLAVVFVGICTAMAVAAAVKGQSKSIRMLPQLDDQAAFFNLFTAIPVIVTAFTFHFNVHAIGMELGKPAAMASAVRISLILCALIYFSIGLFGYILFGDSIEADILVNFDEATGSTIGSLLNDTVRLSYALHLMLVFPLLNFSLRSNIDELLFPNKSLLVKDTKRFLCLTFVLLATAYLIAIAIPNIWYFFQFMGSTSAVCIAFIFPGALALRDVHGISSRKDKIIGATMIILAVITSTIAISSNLYSLGI